From Streptosporangium album, the proteins below share one genomic window:
- a CDS encoding aldo/keto reductase, translating into MYTLTSAASHLESTQGQSEPAIGRWLAARGNRDRVVLSTKCGARPTVPGDRTLDSAEGLSAAAIGQAAEGSLRRLGTDHIDVYWAHIEDRSVPLEETLGAFAELAGAGKVREIGASNKGTGRSRRGWVSSAADGRRGSGGPGVCTRRSARGPRRAGSGRRA; encoded by the coding sequence GTGTACACGCTCACGTCTGCAGCATCCCACCTGGAGTCCACTCAAGGTCAAAGCGAGCCGGCCATCGGCCGGTGGCTGGCCGCCCGGGGCAACCGCGACCGGGTCGTGCTGAGCACCAAGTGCGGCGCCCGGCCGACGGTCCCCGGCGACCGGACGCTTGACTCCGCCGAAGGACTGTCAGCCGCCGCGATCGGGCAGGCCGCCGAGGGCAGCCTGCGGAGGCTGGGAACCGACCACATCGATGTGTACTGGGCCCACATCGAGGACCGGTCGGTCCCCCTGGAGGAGACTCTCGGCGCGTTCGCCGAGCTGGCCGGGGCGGGCAAGGTGCGCGAGATCGGGGCGAGCAACAAGGGAACCGGCCGCTCCCGGAGGGGGTGGGTCAGCTCTGCGGCAGATGGTCGGAGAGGTAGCGGCGGACCAGGTGTTTGCACTCGGCGATCAGCTCGGGGTCCCCGTCGGGCCGGGAGCGGAAGGCGAGCTTGA
- a CDS encoding acetate/propionate family kinase yields MSRVLVLNSGSSSVKYRLLSGDERLASGMVERIGEAGSPVADHGAALKAVAAELADRGFGLDSPELTAIGHRVVHGGKTFTEPTLITDEVIKKIEELVPLAPLHNPANLAGIEIARRLRPDLPQVAVFDTAFHSTISPAAATYAIDRQVAERLSIRRYGFHGTSHAYVSREAALAVGRPLGNVIVLHLGNGASASAVSAGRCLDTSMGMTPLEGLVMGTRSGDLDPAVVLYLGRTGGMSLDEIDTLLNRRGGMLGLCGDNDMRVVEKRLAAGDPDARLAFSVYCHQLRKYIGAYYAVLGTVDVIAFTGGVGENSSLVRETALAGLEALGIAVDPVRNRRGDRLISTGDAAVKVAVIPTDEELEIAHQTLEVISRTNRG; encoded by the coding sequence GTGAGTCGCGTGCTGGTGCTCAACAGCGGATCGTCTTCGGTGAAATACCGCCTCCTGTCCGGTGACGAGCGGCTGGCGTCCGGGATGGTCGAGCGGATCGGCGAGGCCGGCTCCCCGGTGGCCGACCACGGGGCGGCGTTGAAGGCCGTCGCGGCCGAGCTCGCCGACAGGGGCTTCGGGCTCGACTCTCCCGAGCTGACCGCGATCGGGCACCGGGTGGTGCACGGCGGCAAGACCTTCACCGAGCCCACGCTGATCACCGACGAGGTGATCAAAAAGATCGAGGAGCTCGTCCCGCTCGCGCCCCTGCACAACCCGGCCAACCTGGCGGGCATCGAGATCGCCCGGCGGCTCCGTCCCGACCTGCCGCAGGTGGCGGTCTTCGACACCGCCTTCCACTCCACGATCTCCCCGGCCGCCGCGACCTACGCGATCGACCGCCAGGTGGCCGAGCGGCTGAGCATCCGCCGCTACGGCTTCCACGGCACCTCGCACGCCTACGTCTCCCGCGAGGCCGCGCTCGCCGTGGGCAGGCCGCTGGGCAACGTGATCGTGCTGCACCTCGGCAACGGGGCGAGTGCCTCCGCCGTGTCGGCCGGGCGGTGCCTGGACACCTCCATGGGCATGACCCCGCTGGAGGGGCTCGTCATGGGCACCCGTAGCGGCGACCTGGACCCGGCGGTGGTGCTCTATCTGGGGCGGACGGGCGGGATGTCGCTGGATGAGATCGACACGCTGCTCAACCGGCGCGGCGGCATGCTGGGCCTCTGCGGAGACAACGACATGCGCGTGGTGGAGAAGCGGCTGGCCGCCGGGGACCCCGACGCCCGGCTCGCCTTCTCGGTCTACTGCCACCAGCTGCGCAAATACATCGGCGCCTACTACGCCGTGCTCGGCACGGTGGATGTGATCGCGTTCACCGGAGGTGTGGGAGAGAACTCGTCGCTGGTCAGGGAGACCGCACTGGCCGGACTGGAGGCGCTGGGCATCGCCGTGGACCCGGTGCGCAACCGGCGCGGGGACCGGCTGATCTCCACCGGCGACGCGGCCGTGAAGGTCGCGGTGATCCCCACGGACGAGGAGCTGGAAATCGCCCACCAAACTCTTGAGGTTATTTCGCGAACTAATCGCGGATAA
- a CDS encoding GH1 family beta-glucosidase: MFLWGTATASYQIEGAAAEDGRGVSTWDTFTREPGRIRDGHTGDVACDHYHRWPEDIALMAGLGATSYRFSIAWPRVQPDGRGPVNRAGLDFYDRLTDALCERGIVPAATLFHWDLPQPLEDEGGWLNRETSHRFAEYAAVVADRLADRIPMWITLNEPFVHMVFGYALGNHAPGRALLLDALPVAHHQLLGHGLAAAALRERGAEKVLITNNCTPVWPASADPADLAAADAYDTLHNRLFNDPVLLGKYPDLSAYGVGLDCVRDGDLDLIGTRLDGLGVNYYNPTRIAAPTGEGLPFAETGITGYPTTAFGWPVVPDGLRELLTGLKARYGDALPPVYVTENGCSQPDVPGPDGVVDDQERIAYLDGHIRAVERARAEGVDVRGYYVWSLLDNFEWAEGYHQRFGLVHVDFATGERTPKASYHWLAEQIAEREGTR, translated from the coding sequence ATGTTCCTCTGGGGTACGGCTACCGCGTCCTACCAGATCGAGGGAGCCGCCGCCGAGGACGGCCGGGGCGTCTCGACCTGGGACACCTTCACCCGCGAGCCCGGCCGGATCCGTGACGGGCACACCGGTGACGTGGCCTGCGACCACTACCACCGCTGGCCCGAGGACATCGCGCTGATGGCGGGGCTCGGAGCGACCTCCTACCGGTTCTCCATCGCCTGGCCCCGCGTCCAGCCCGACGGCAGGGGCCCGGTCAACCGGGCGGGCCTGGACTTCTACGACCGGCTGACGGACGCGTTATGCGAGCGGGGCATCGTCCCGGCGGCCACGCTGTTCCACTGGGACCTGCCCCAGCCCCTGGAGGACGAGGGCGGCTGGCTGAACCGCGAAACCTCCCACCGGTTCGCCGAGTACGCCGCCGTGGTGGCCGACCGGCTCGCCGACCGGATCCCCATGTGGATCACCTTGAACGAGCCTTTCGTGCACATGGTCTTCGGCTACGCCCTGGGCAACCACGCGCCCGGGAGGGCCCTGCTCCTGGACGCTCTCCCGGTCGCCCACCACCAACTGCTCGGGCACGGCCTGGCCGCGGCGGCCCTGCGCGAGCGGGGTGCGGAGAAGGTGCTGATCACCAACAACTGCACGCCCGTCTGGCCGGCCTCCGCCGACCCCGCCGACCTGGCCGCCGCCGACGCCTACGACACCCTGCACAACCGCCTGTTCAACGACCCTGTGCTTCTTGGGAAATACCCCGATTTATCTGCATACGGAGTGGGTCTCGACTGCGTCCGGGACGGCGACCTCGACCTGATCGGCACCCGCCTCGACGGCCTCGGGGTCAACTACTACAACCCCACCCGGATCGCCGCCCCCACCGGCGAGGGCCTCCCCTTCGCCGAGACGGGCATCACCGGCTACCCCACCACCGCCTTCGGCTGGCCGGTCGTCCCCGACGGCCTGCGCGAGCTCCTCACCGGGCTGAAGGCCCGGTACGGCGACGCCCTCCCACCCGTCTACGTCACCGAGAACGGCTGCTCCCAGCCCGACGTGCCGGGCCCGGACGGAGTGGTCGACGACCAGGAGCGCATCGCCTACCTCGACGGCCACATCAGGGCCGTCGAGCGAGCTCGGGCCGAGGGCGTGGACGTGCGCGGCTACTACGTCTGGTCCCTGCTGGACAACTTCGAGTGGGCCGAGGGCTACCACCAGCGCTTCGGCCTCGTCCATGTCGACTTCGCCACCGGAGAACGCACTCCCAAGGCCTCCTACCACTGGCTCGCGGAGCAGATCGCGGAGCGCGAGGGGACCCGGTAG
- a CDS encoding aldehyde dehydrogenase, giving the protein MRQHDTLFIGGDWVAPAGTGTIDVVSPHTEEVIGRVPDGTPADMDRAVAAARQAFDHGPWPRMTMAERAAVVGRLAEIYAARQPEMAEIITLEMGSPITFSHMAQTPQPLGMLQYYAELGKTFPVEEERPGTFGPVTVRREPVGVVAAVVPWNVPQFVIMIKLAPALVAGCTAVVKPAPETPLDAYLLAEMVKEAGIPEGVVNIVAAGRETGEHLVSHPGVDKVAFTGSTAAGRRIAAICGEQLKRCTLELGGKSAAIILDDCDLPSAMGFLSIASLMNNGQACVAQTRILASRNRYDEVVDAVAGMVRGMPVGDPADPATGIGPLVAKRQQERVEGYIKIGIDEGAKPVVGGLERPHDRGWYVAPTVFAGATNEMRIAREEIFGPVLTVIPYEDEADAVRIANDSDYGLHGTVWTADTDHGMDIARQVRTGSYGINLLMVENSSPFGGFKGSGLGRELGPEGLSAYLEYKSIARLG; this is encoded by the coding sequence ATGCGCCAGCACGACACGCTGTTCATCGGGGGCGACTGGGTGGCCCCCGCGGGCACCGGGACCATCGACGTCGTCTCGCCCCACACCGAGGAGGTCATCGGCCGCGTCCCCGACGGGACGCCCGCCGACATGGACCGCGCGGTGGCCGCCGCGCGCCAGGCGTTCGACCACGGCCCCTGGCCCCGGATGACGATGGCCGAGCGCGCCGCCGTCGTCGGCAGGCTCGCCGAGATCTACGCGGCCCGGCAGCCCGAGATGGCGGAGATCATCACGCTGGAGATGGGCTCCCCGATCACCTTCTCCCACATGGCCCAGACCCCTCAGCCACTCGGGATGCTGCAGTACTACGCCGAGCTCGGGAAGACGTTCCCCGTCGAGGAGGAGCGGCCGGGCACCTTCGGTCCGGTGACCGTCCGCCGTGAGCCGGTCGGCGTGGTCGCCGCCGTGGTCCCGTGGAACGTCCCCCAGTTCGTCATCATGATCAAGCTGGCTCCGGCCCTCGTCGCGGGCTGCACGGCCGTGGTGAAGCCCGCACCCGAGACCCCGCTCGACGCCTATCTCCTGGCCGAGATGGTCAAGGAGGCGGGCATCCCCGAGGGTGTCGTCAACATCGTCGCCGCGGGACGCGAGACCGGCGAGCACCTGGTCTCCCACCCCGGCGTGGACAAGGTCGCCTTCACCGGCTCCACCGCGGCCGGCCGCCGCATCGCCGCGATCTGCGGCGAGCAGCTCAAGCGGTGCACCCTGGAGCTCGGCGGCAAGTCGGCGGCGATCATCCTGGACGACTGCGACCTGCCCTCGGCGATGGGCTTCCTGTCGATCGCCTCGCTGATGAACAACGGCCAGGCGTGTGTCGCCCAGACCCGCATCCTGGCCTCGCGCAACCGCTACGACGAAGTCGTGGACGCGGTCGCGGGGATGGTCAGGGGCATGCCGGTCGGCGACCCCGCCGACCCGGCGACCGGCATCGGCCCGCTCGTCGCCAAACGGCAGCAGGAACGCGTCGAGGGCTACATCAAGATCGGCATCGACGAGGGCGCCAAGCCTGTCGTCGGAGGCCTGGAGCGCCCCCATGACCGGGGCTGGTACGTCGCCCCGACCGTCTTCGCGGGAGCCACCAACGAGATGCGCATCGCGCGTGAGGAGATCTTCGGCCCGGTCCTGACCGTGATCCCCTACGAGGACGAGGCCGACGCGGTCCGGATCGCCAACGACAGCGACTACGGCCTGCACGGGACGGTGTGGACCGCCGACACCGACCACGGCATGGACATCGCCCGTCAGGTGCGCACCGGCTCCTACGGCATCAATCTCCTGATGGTCGAGAACAGCTCCCCGTTCGGCGGCTTCAAGGGCAGCGGCCTCGGCCGCGAGCTCGGCCCCGAGGGGCTGTCGGCCTACCTGGAGTACAAGTCGATCGCCCGTCTGGGCTGA
- a CDS encoding aldo/keto reductase, with the protein MITLNNGVSMPQLGFGVFQVPEEETARAVTTALDAGYRSVDTATAYGNERAVGQALAASGLPREELFVTTKLWNSDQGYDSTLSAFDASLAKLGLDQLDLYLIHWPTPARDLYGETWKAMEKLLTDGRVRAIGVSNFQPAHLTRLIEEGGVVPAVNQIELHPGLQQAELRGFHARHGIVTEAWSPLAQGAALKDPLITGIAGRYGKTPAQVVLRWHVQLGNVVIPKSVTPARIRENIDVFDFALTDDDMAAIARLDEGDRTGPDPDTFNG; encoded by the coding sequence ATGATCACTCTTAACAACGGCGTTTCGATGCCCCAGCTCGGCTTCGGCGTGTTCCAGGTGCCCGAGGAGGAGACCGCCCGGGCGGTGACCACCGCGCTCGATGCCGGTTACCGGAGCGTCGACACCGCCACGGCCTACGGCAACGAACGCGCAGTGGGCCAGGCACTGGCCGCCTCCGGCCTGCCCCGCGAGGAGCTGTTCGTCACCACCAAGCTGTGGAACAGCGACCAGGGCTACGACTCCACCCTGTCCGCCTTCGACGCGAGCCTCGCCAAGCTGGGCCTGGACCAGCTCGACCTGTATCTCATCCACTGGCCCACACCGGCGAGAGACCTGTACGGCGAGACCTGGAAGGCGATGGAGAAGCTCCTGACCGACGGCCGGGTCCGTGCCATCGGCGTGTCCAACTTCCAGCCCGCCCACCTGACGCGTCTCATCGAGGAGGGCGGCGTCGTCCCGGCGGTCAACCAGATCGAGCTCCACCCGGGCCTGCAGCAGGCCGAGCTGCGCGGCTTCCACGCTCGGCACGGCATCGTCACCGAGGCGTGGAGCCCGCTGGCCCAGGGGGCCGCGCTCAAGGACCCGCTGATCACCGGCATCGCCGGCCGGTACGGCAAGACCCCCGCTCAGGTCGTCCTGCGCTGGCACGTCCAGCTCGGAAACGTCGTGATCCCCAAGTCGGTCACCCCGGCACGGATCAGGGAGAACATCGACGTCTTCGACTTCGCCCTCACCGACGACGACATGGCGGCGATCGCCCGGCTGGACGAGGGCGACCGCACCGGCCCGGACCCCGACACCTTCAACGGCTGA
- the pta gene encoding phosphate acetyltransferase, whose translation MRSVYVAGLGRGDGRQIVELGLTELLTRHAGRVGVFRPITGAGDDRTLELLNARYRLAASAIGVTAEDAAEIYARQGAEELVAQLVARFHTLERECDALLVLGSSFDTDELPRELAFNARLAAEFGAPVIVVVGAYGEQAAEIAMEMRTGHQVFSDLGSTVLAVIANRAPQGTAVELDLPVPWYVIPENPVLSAPTVGQVMRSVNGKQIQGDEEGLRRDVLGFVFGGATLPVFLEHLTDGALVITPGDRADLLLVSVAAEAAGTARPSGVVLTLGEEPTEAVRALTARLAPGMPVLSAASDSFTVATTLGGLEGRLTADNPRKAETALGHFEAHVDTAGLTDRIELARSDRVTPMMFEHTLLERARSSPRHIVLPEGEEDRILRAADILLRRGIVDLTVLGREEVVRRRIADLGLDLSGVTVVDPLTSPLRETFARKYFALREHKGMTIERARDVVTDANFFGTMMLHCGTVHGMVSGAAHTTAATILPAFQVIKTVPGTSIVSSVFFMCLADRVLVYGGCAINPDPDAEQLADIAVSSARTAERFGIEPRVAMLSYSTGHSGSGADVDKVRDATALVMDRAPDLLVEGPIQYDAAVDARVAAAKLPGSKVAGRATVLIFPDLNTGNNTYKAVQRSAGAVAIGPVLQGLRKPVNDLSRGALVTDIVSTVAITAIQAQEVAR comes from the coding sequence ATGCGCAGCGTTTATGTGGCGGGTCTCGGGCGCGGGGACGGCAGGCAGATCGTCGAACTCGGCCTGACGGAGCTGCTCACCCGTCACGCGGGCCGGGTCGGGGTGTTCCGGCCGATCACCGGTGCCGGGGACGACCGCACGCTCGAACTGCTCAACGCCCGATACCGCCTGGCGGCCTCGGCGATCGGGGTCACGGCCGAGGACGCCGCGGAGATCTACGCGCGGCAGGGCGCCGAGGAGCTCGTCGCCCAGTTGGTCGCCCGGTTCCACACACTGGAGCGGGAGTGTGACGCGCTGCTCGTGCTGGGCAGCTCCTTCGACACCGACGAGCTCCCGCGCGAGCTGGCCTTCAACGCCCGCCTGGCCGCCGAGTTCGGCGCCCCGGTGATCGTGGTGGTGGGGGCGTACGGCGAGCAGGCCGCCGAGATCGCGATGGAGATGCGCACCGGCCACCAGGTCTTCTCGGACCTGGGCAGCACGGTGCTGGCGGTGATCGCCAACCGGGCGCCGCAGGGGACGGCCGTCGAGCTCGACCTGCCGGTGCCCTGGTATGTCATCCCCGAGAACCCCGTGCTGTCGGCGCCGACCGTCGGCCAGGTGATGCGGTCCGTGAACGGCAAGCAGATCCAGGGGGACGAGGAGGGGCTGCGCAGGGACGTGCTCGGATTCGTGTTCGGCGGGGCCACGCTCCCGGTGTTCCTGGAACACCTGACCGACGGCGCCCTGGTGATCACTCCGGGCGACCGGGCGGACCTGCTGCTCGTCTCGGTGGCGGCCGAGGCGGCCGGTACGGCGCGGCCGTCCGGTGTGGTGCTGACGCTGGGGGAGGAGCCCACGGAGGCCGTCAGGGCGCTCACCGCCCGCCTGGCCCCCGGCATGCCGGTGCTGTCGGCAGCCTCGGACAGCTTCACCGTGGCCACCACCCTGGGCGGGCTGGAGGGACGGCTGACCGCCGACAACCCGCGCAAGGCCGAGACGGCCCTCGGCCACTTCGAGGCGCACGTGGACACCGCCGGCCTGACCGACCGGATCGAGCTGGCCCGCTCCGACCGGGTCACCCCGATGATGTTCGAGCACACCCTGCTGGAGCGGGCGCGCTCCTCCCCGCGGCACATCGTGCTGCCGGAGGGCGAGGAGGACCGGATCCTGCGGGCCGCCGACATCCTCCTGCGGCGGGGCATCGTGGACCTCACCGTGCTGGGCAGGGAGGAGGTGGTCCGCCGGCGGATCGCCGACCTCGGCCTCGACCTGTCCGGCGTGACCGTCGTCGACCCGCTGACCTCTCCGCTGCGCGAGACCTTCGCCCGGAAGTACTTCGCGCTGCGGGAGCACAAGGGCATGACCATCGAACGGGCCAGGGACGTGGTCACCGACGCCAACTTCTTCGGCACGATGATGCTGCACTGCGGGACCGTCCACGGCATGGTCTCCGGCGCCGCGCACACCACCGCCGCGACGATCCTGCCCGCGTTCCAGGTCATCAAGACGGTCCCGGGCACCTCGATCGTCTCCTCGGTGTTCTTCATGTGCCTGGCCGACCGGGTGCTCGTCTACGGCGGCTGCGCGATCAACCCCGACCCCGACGCCGAGCAGCTCGCCGACATCGCCGTCTCCTCCGCCCGCACCGCGGAGCGGTTCGGCATCGAACCACGGGTCGCGATGCTGTCGTACTCCACCGGCCACTCGGGCAGCGGCGCCGACGTGGACAAGGTCCGCGACGCCACCGCCCTGGTCATGGACCGGGCGCCGGACCTGCTGGTCGAGGGGCCCATCCAGTACGACGCGGCGGTGGACGCCAGGGTCGCCGCCGCCAAGCTGCCCGGCTCCAAGGTCGCGGGCCGGGCGACCGTGCTGATCTTCCCGGACCTCAACACCGGTAACAACACCTACAAGGCCGTGCAGCGCTCCGCCGGGGCCGTGGCGATCGGGCCCGTCCTGCAGGGGCTCCGCAAACCGGTCAACGACCTGTCACGGGGCGCGCTGGTCACCGACATCGTGAGCACCGTAGCCATCACCGCCATCCAGGCCCAGGAGGTCGCCCGATGA
- a CDS encoding TetR/AcrR family transcriptional regulator, with protein MTNVSGGTLRRRPAQRRSLERVQRMLDECARLLDEVGYEALTTKEVARRAEVPIGTFYQFFPDKQGLVRALALRNLEAFLGRITARLSALRLSDWTEVVDLSIDEFVAMKRTTPGFAVVDFGEVLTSPGGPAVKGTERMLDAALENNVIVADRLRAITVELLGAPIGPALDRALVVAVEAADAVLKLAFRSRPDGDPELIAECKHLVRRYLSDHLPQS; from the coding sequence ATGACGAACGTTTCCGGGGGGACGCTACGCCGCCGCCCCGCCCAGCGGCGGAGCCTGGAGCGGGTCCAGCGCATGCTGGACGAGTGCGCGCGGCTGCTGGACGAGGTGGGATACGAGGCGCTGACCACCAAGGAGGTCGCGCGGCGTGCGGAGGTGCCGATCGGCACCTTCTACCAGTTCTTCCCCGACAAGCAGGGGCTGGTGCGGGCACTGGCGCTGCGCAACCTGGAGGCGTTCCTCGGCCGCATCACCGCCCGGCTCTCGGCCCTGCGACTCTCGGACTGGACCGAGGTGGTGGACCTGTCGATCGACGAGTTCGTCGCGATGAAACGGACCACACCGGGGTTCGCCGTCGTCGACTTCGGCGAGGTGCTCACCTCGCCGGGCGGCCCGGCGGTCAAGGGGACCGAGCGGATGCTCGACGCCGCGCTGGAGAACAACGTCATCGTGGCCGACCGGCTCCGCGCGATCACCGTCGAGCTGCTCGGCGCCCCGATCGGGCCGGCACTGGACCGGGCTCTGGTCGTCGCGGTCGAGGCGGCCGACGCCGTGCTCAAGCTCGCCTTCCGCTCCCGGCCCGACGGGGACCCCGAGCTGATCGCCGAGTGCAAACACCTGGTCCGCCGCTACCTCTCCGACCATCTGCCGCAGAGCTGA